The Triticum aestivum cultivar Chinese Spring chromosome 7B, IWGSC CS RefSeq v2.1, whole genome shotgun sequence genome window below encodes:
- the LOC123161434 gene encoding adenine DNA glycosylase — protein sequence MARFAHKRPLKKVQRYWSVQRLFFFAPHSSPNPYWRQGPRHFKIALRRVESMAKSPTATTSRRSTRKPRARSAAVPPSADIEDLAPSGVLAGPTSAAPALSSELLRWYDAHRRDLPWRFSAATGREGREKRAYAVWVSEVMLQQTRVPVVIDYYSRWMARWPTVETLAAATQEEVNEMWAGLGYYRRARFLLEGAKQIAEKGEFPSTASTLRQVRGIGDYTAGAIASIAFNEVTPLVDGNVVRVISRLFAIADNPKESSTIKRFWELAGQLVDPSRPGDFNQAMMELGATLCSKTKPDCSKCPVSSHCQALALSRENPLVGVTDYPRVVPKAKPRRDFAAVCVVQIAQGLKEEMAEGKCNLFLLIKRPEEGLLAGLWEFPSVLVDECKTDPLNRRKEMDRYLKQLVDIDVEQESNLVLREDVGQHVHIFSHIRLTMHVELMVIKIKGDVGQVCNKGQGSTKLKLVDESSIDSMGLTSGIRKVYNMVKAFKEKKLLEQSQMPTKKRSRRQKQ from the exons ATGGCCAGATTTGCGCACAAGCGTCCTCTAAAAAAAGTTCAAAGATACTGGAGCGTACAAAGACTCTTCTTCTTCGCTCCCCACTCCTCTCCCAATCCCTACTGGCGCCAAGGCCCTCGACATTTCAAAATCGCGCTCCGCCGCGTCGAGTCCATGGCCAAGAGCCCCACGGCAACCACCAGCCGGCGGTCCACCAGAAAACCGCGGGCCCGCTCCGCTGCCGTGCCCCCCTCGGCGGACATCGAGGACCTGGCGCCGTCGGGTGTCCTGGCGGGGCCCACCTCGGCGGCGCCCGCGCTGAGCTCAGAGTTGCTTCGGTGGTATGACGCGCACCGGCGCGACCTTCCGTGGCGATTCTCCGCGGCGACGGGGCGCGAGGGCAGAGAGAAGAGGGCGTATGCGGTGTGGGTGTCGGAGGTGATGCTGCAGCAGACGAGGGTGCCCGTCGTCATCGATTACTACTCCCGGTGGATGGCGCGGTGGCCCACCGTGGagaccctcgccgccgccacgcaGGAG GAGGTGAATGAGATGTGGGCCGGTCTTGGGTACTACCGGAGGGCACGGTTTCTTCTGGAG GGAGCAAAGCAGATTGCGGAAAAGGGGGAATTCCCTAGCACAGCATCAACACTTCGTCAGGTTCGCGGCATTGGGGATTACACAGCAGGCGCCATTGCCTCCATAGCCTTCAATGAG GTCACCCCGCTTGTGGATGGAAATGTTGTACGTGTTATCAGCAGACTCTTTGCAATTGCTGATAACCCAAAAGAATCGTCAACAATAAAGAGATTCTG GGAGCTTGCTGGTCAACTGGTCGATCCATCAAGGCCAGGAGACTTCAACCAAGCAATGATGGAACTAGGAGCAACATTGTGCAGCAAGACCAAGCCTGATTGCTCCAAGTGCCCTGTCTCTAGCCACTGCCAAGCGCTTGCGCTTTCCCGTGAAAATCCATTGGTTGGAGTTACAGACTACCCACGGGTGGTCCCCAAAGCTAAACCGCGTCGTGATTTCGCTGCTGTTTGTGTTGTTCAAATTGCACAAGGCTTGAAGGAAGAGATGGCAGAAGGCAAATGTAATCTCTTTCTCTTGATAAAGAGGCCAGAAGAGGGGCTGCTTGCAGGGCTCTGGGAGTTCCCATCGGTTCTTGTAGACGAATGCAAGACCGATCCGCTAAACAGGAGAAAAGAGATGGATAGGTATTTGAAGCAGTTGGTTGACATAGATGTTGAACAGGAATCCAATCTGGTCCTCAGGGAGGATGTTGGTCAGCATGTTCACATTTTCTCCCACATTCGCTTGACGATGCATGTGGAGCTGATGGTTATCAAGATCAAAG GTGATGTGGGTCAAGTATGCAACAAGGGACAAGGTAGCACGAAACTGAAACTTGTCGATGAAAGTTCAATCGATTCCATGGGCTTGACATCGGGAATTCGGAAG GTTTACAATATGGTGAAGGCTTTCAAGGAGAAAAAACTATTGGAGCAAAGCCAAATGCCCACGAAGAAAAGGAGCAGACGTCAAAAGCAGTAA